ACCGTGGTGAGTCGCGACCAGTTGCTGTACATCGACGGGGCCTGGGTCGAGGGCGCGGGATCGCGTCCGGTCCGGGACCGCTGGACGGGTGAGCGGATCGGCACGGTCGCGGCGGGCCTGGGCGAGCACGCCGTCCGTGCCGTCGACGCGGCCGAGCGGGCCATGGCGCGGGGGCTGCCCGTGCCGGAACGCGCCCGCGTGCTGGCGACCGCCGCGCGGCTCGTCGAGGAGCGCGGCGAGGAGTTCGCCCGATCCATCACGGCGGAGACCGGGAAGCCGATCACCGCGGCGCGCGGCGAGGTGGGCCGCGCGGTGCAGACGCTCGGCTGGGCGGCGGAGGAGACCAGGCGGCTGACCGGTGAGACCGTCCCGCTGGACGCCGTTGAGTCGGGTGCGGGCACCATCGCGCTGACGGTGCCCGAGGCACGTGGCATCGCCGCGGCCATCACCCCGTTCAACTTCCCGCTCAACCTGGTGCTGCACAAGGTCGCGCCGGCACTCGCGGCGGGATGTGCCGTGGTGCTCAAGCCGTCCGACAAGGCGGTGCTGGTCGCGGGCCTGCTGGTGGAGGTGTTCGCGGAGGCGGGCCTTCCCGCCGGATGGCTCAACCTGGTGACGGGCACGCCCGCCGACGTCGTGGAGCCGTGGATCGACGACCCCCGGGTCGCGGTGATCAGCTTCACCGGGTCGAGCCGGGTGGGCTGGGATCTCAAGGCGAGGTCACCCCGCAAGCTGCACGTGCTGGAGCTGGGGTCCAACACCGCCATGGTCGTCACCGGCAACGCCGACCTGGAGCGCGCCGCCGCCGACGCGGTGATCTCCGCCCTGGCCAACTCGGGCCAGGCCTGCGTCTCGCTGCAGCGGGTGTACGTGACCCGCGAGGTGGCCGACCGGTTCGTCACCCTGCTGGGCGAGGCGTTCAGGGCGGTGAGCTACGGCGACCCGCGGGACGACGCCACCGTGGTCGGGCCGCTCGTCACCACCGAGGCGACGGCGGGTCTGAAACGCTCGATCGACGCCGCGGTGGCCGGTGGCGCGCGGCTGCTCGCCGGCGGCGAGGTGGTCGGCGGGGTGCTGGAGCCCACCCTGCTGGCCGAGGTCGATCCTGACAGCGCGCTGGTCTGCGAGGAGGCGTTCGGCCCCGTCGCGAGCGTGCTCGTCGTCGACGACCTGGACGAGGCGATCCGCGGCGTGAACTCCTCCATGTACGCGCTCAACTCGTCGATCTACACCGGCGACCTCGGCGAGGCCATGCGGTACGCGGCTCGCGCGCAGGCGGGCAGCGTGCTGGTGAACATGCCCCCGTCCTACCGCGCCGACCACATGCCCTACGGCGGGGTCAAGGACTCCGGGCAGGGCACCGAGGGCGTCAGGTACGCGGTCCACGAGCTGCTGCACCACAAGCTGGTGGTTCTCAAACCGTAGCCGGTGCCGCTCGAAGCGTGGCCCCGGCCGGGAGGCATGGTCCCGGCCGGGGCCATGCCTTTTCGTCTTCCGCCTCTTTCCGCGCGTCGGCCCTGGGGGATCCCAGAGCGCGTCAGGTCTGGGCGGGATCCCCGCGCGGCCTGAGCGGGATCCCCCGGCGTGTCGGGCCCGGATGGGATCCCGGCGTGGTTTGAGCGGGATCCCGGCGCGTCGGGTCTGGCCGGGATCCCGGCGTGGTCTGAGCGGGATCCCCCGGCGCCTCAGGTCCGGCTGGGATCCCAGCCGCGTCAGGTCTGGGTGAAGGCCGTGTCGAAGCGGGCGTGGGGCTGCTCCCAGAGCAGCGACCGCACGAGCGCGAGCGCCCGCGGCGCTCCGTGCATCCGGCTCATCCCCGCGTCCTCCCACTCGATGGATATCGGCCCGGCGTACCCGATCGACTCCAGGGCGCGGAAGGCGTCCTCGAAGGGGACGTCGCCGTGGCCGGCGGAGACGAAGTCCCAGCCGCGCCGGGGGTCTCCCCAGGGGAGGTGGGAACCGAGCCGGCCCACCCGGCCGTCCTTCGCGCGGATCCGGGTGTCCTTGCAGTCGACGTGGTAGATCCGGTCGGCGAAGTCGACGATGAAGTTGGCGGGGTTGATGTCCTGCCACATCATGTGGCTCGGATCCCAGTTGATCCCGAAGGCGCCCCGGCGGTCGATGGCCTCCAGGGTCCGCGCCGTCGTCCAGTAGTCGTAGGCGATCTCGCTCGGGTGGACCTCCAGGGCGAACCGCACCCCTTCCCCGTCGAAGACATCCATGATCGGGTTCCAGCGGGCGGCGAAGTCGGCGTAGCCGTCGTCGATCACCTCCTGGGACACCGGCGGGTACATCGCGACGTACCGCCAGATCTTCGACCCGGTGAATCCGGTGACCACCGAGGCGCCGAGCTTGCGTGCCAGGATGGCGGTCTTCTTGACCTGCTCGGAGGCGCGGGCCCGGACCCCGTCCGGGTCGCCGTCTCCCCAGGTGCGCGAGCCGACGATCGACTGGTGGCGGAAGTCGAGCGGGTCGTCGCAGACGACCTGGCCCTGGGCGTGGTTCGACAGGGCCCAGACGCCGAGCCCGTAGCGGTCCAGGATCTCCCGTCGGGAGTCGAGATAGCCCTCGTCCTCAAGCGCCCGGTCCACGTCCAGGTGCTGTGACTTGCAGGCGATCTCCAGGCCGTCGAACCCCCACTCGGAGGCCAGCCGGGCCACCTCCTCGAAGGGCAGGTCTGCCCACTGCGCGGTGAACAGCGTTACGGGGCGGGTTGACATGGGATCTCCTTCACCTGGGGCCGGCTCCGCTCAGGGATCGGCCTGCAGGAATTCGAGCTGGTTGCCGAAGCAGTCGTAGGTGTGGAAACGGCGATGTCCGGGGAAGCGGTCGTCGGTCTCGACGACGGCGCCGTGCCCGGCCAGCCGGGCGGCGAGCGCGTCCAGGTCGTCGACCAGGATCGCCGGGTGGCCGAGCCGGTTCGGCCGGAAGTCCTCGTCGGGCAACCCGTGGATCTCCACGCCGCCGGTGCCGAACCAGCAGCCGACCGGCCGCATGGTCGTCGGCTTCGGCACCTCCGTCATGCCGAGCACGCCGCCGTAGAAGGCGCGGGCGCGGTCCTCCTCGCCGACCGGCATGGTGAAGGTGGCGTGGTGCAGGCGCAGGAAGGCGACGGGGTGTCCGGTGTGCCGGCCGCTCGTCCCGGTGTCCCGGCCGCTCGTCCCAGAGGCCCGGCCGGGGGCCGGGCGTGCGGTCACGCGCTCATCGGACTGTTGCTTGTCCGGGTCGGTCATGCCCTGACCGGTTTGTTGCTTGTCCGGGTCGGTCATGCCCTGACCGGTTTGTTGCTCGTCCGGGTCGGTCATGCCCTGACCGGCCTGGCGTTCGTCCCGGTCGGTCATGCCCCGACCGGGGTGGCGTGCACGCGGGCGATCGCGTCCCCCAGGATCCGGGGCAGGTCGCGTTCCGGGATGGTGAACGACGTCTCGTCGTCGATGGCGAGGGGGGCGCCGAAGACAACGACGCCCGCGCCGATGACCGGGCAGCCGACCGCCTGCTCGATGGACAGCCCCCCGACCGCCTGTACCGGGACGGTCGTCGCGGCGACGATGCCGGGCAGGTCCGTGAGCGGGGACAGCCTCAGTTCCCGGTGCATGTTGCGGTGGTCGTGGCCGATGTGGTGGATGACCATGCCGACCCCGAGGTCCTCCAGCCGCTTCGCCTCGGCCACCCGGTCGTCGGCTCCCATGTCGTCGCCCATCACCAGGATGCCGAACTCCTCGCCCGCCTCGCAGACGCGCTGTACCGTCGCGTCGTGGGCGCGGCCCATCACGACCACGGCGTCCGCGCCGGCCTCGGCGAACATGCGGGTCTCGCCGTAGCCGCCGTCCATGACCTTCAGGTCGGCCACCAGCGGATGGTCCGGATACTCCGCGCGCAGGGTGCGCACGGCGCGGAGGCCCTCCGCCATCACCAGCGGGGTGCCGATCTCCAGCCAGTCGGCACCGGCCTCGACCGCGATCGCGGCCATCCGCAGCGCGTCGTCGAGGGTCTTCAGATCGAGCGAGACCTGCACGATGCCATGAGTCAGATCGGATCGCCGCAGACCTCGGATCGATGGGCTCATGTCGTGTTCCTCCTGCTTCGGGGTGTTCCCCGTCTCTGGTTCGGGTGTTCCTCGTCGGGCGCGGGCCCGACGGTTCGGCCGTCGTACGCGCGGGGACGGGCGGTGTACGGCCGGTGGTTCAGCCGCTGTGCCCGGCCGCGCTCCTGGCGACGTCGTGGCTGCGCACCCGGACCGCCGTCGAGCCGCCGAACCAGCGGTCGCGCGCCATACGCAGGAAGTCGGCCGAGGCGCGCAGCTCGTCGAGGCCGTTGACCCCGTCCTCGATGCTGATCCAGCCGTCGTAACCGGCCTCCACCAGGATCGGGAAGATGCGGTCGTAGTCGTTGAGCCCCTGCCCGATGACGCCGTGCTTCAGGGCGGGCGAGTATCCGATGGTGCCGTCCGCCTGGCGCAGGTCCTCCAGGGTCGTACCGGCCTGAAGGTAGCGGTCGGACGCCTGCATGGTGACCACCCGGTCGACCACGCGTCGCAGGAACTCGGCCGAGTCGACACCCGCGACGATCGCATTGGAGGGGTCGTACTGCACCCCGAAGTTGACGCGGTCGGTGATGCTGTCGACCAGCGAGAGGAAGACGTCGGGCGACTGCGCCAGCTCCGGATACGTCCAGGTGGTGGCCTTGTAGTGGTTCTCGATGGCGAGGGTGACGCCCAGCTCGGCGGCGAGCGGGAGGAGGGACTCGATCGCCTCGGCCGCCCACCGGACGCCCTGCTCGACGGGAACCTGCGGGTAGGCCTGCCCGCTGAGCACGCGGCAGGTGGCCCCCGGGCCGCCGAGCACGGCGGTGATGCGGACGAACTCGGCCTGACGGTCGATCTCCCGCGCGCGCACGTCGGGGTCGGGGTGGGTGAAGTCGGGTGAGGCGCACATCATCGGCATCTGGAATCCGGCGTCCGCGAGAGCGTCGCCGATCCGCCGGATCTCGTCCTTGGCGGTGGACCAGAAGAAGCCGGTGTGGAGTTCGAGTCCCTCGACACCGAGCGTGCGGGCCTCGTCGATCCACTCGAAGACGGACTTGGTGCGCCGGACCACCATCTGTTCGAGGTAGCCCTTCGGGAACGCTGCGATCCTCACGTCCGCTCCTCACCGACTCAGCAGGTGAATCGATACGTTAGCACCAAAGTGTGGGAGATAGCATACAGACTTTGAGCGGATTCTGAACTACTGTTGGTGCGGAGCGAGCATTTCTTGCACCCGCCGCACCCTGGGAGCTCATCCCGAGTGCTCCGGAAGCCCCCGCTCGGTCGAGGAAACTACGAGCTGGAGGAACGCTGTTGAAAGCGTTGGTCAAGTACGCGGACACCGACGGCGCGCTGGAGGTGCGTGACGTTCCCGAGCCGGTGGCCGGGCCGGGAACGGTCCTCGTCCGGGTGCACACGGTCGGCGTGTGCGGATCCGACATCCACATGTGGCACAACACGCAGAGCAAGAGTTCCAAGGGCGTGTTGCCGATCACCCTCGGGCACGAGTCCGCCGGTGTCGTCGCCGCCGTCGGTGACGGCGTGACCGGCTGGTCCATCGGGGACCGCGTGGTGTGCGAGACCGCCGCGTCGATCTGCGGCGTGTGCGGCCTGTGCCGCAGCGGACGCTACAACCTGTGCCCGTGGCGCGAGGGCTACGGCCTCAAGCGCGACGGCGCGATGGCCGAGTACGTGGTGGCCGAGCCCCGCGTGCTGCACAGGATCCCGGACAACGTCAGCTTCGAGACCGCGTCGATGACCGAGCCCTACGCGGTCGCGTACAACGCGGTGGTGGAGCGCGCGCCGGTGAGCCCCGGTGACCTGGTGGTCGTCCAGGGAGCCGGGACGATCGGGATCCTCGCCCTCCAGATGGCGATCCTCCGCGGTGCCGCCACGACGGTCGTGCTCGGCACCGAGATCGACACCCATCGGCTGGAGCAGGCCAGGCGGCTCGGCGCCGACCACGTCGTCGACATCTCCCGGCAGGACCCGGCCGAGGCGATCTCGCGGCTGCACGACGGGCTCGGCGCGGACCTCGTGGTCGACGCGACCGGGGTGAGCGCCGCACTGAAGCAGAGCATGGAGCTCGTCCGCCCCGCGGGGGCGATCGCGAAGGTGGGCTGGGGACCGCAGCCCCTCGGCTTCACCCTGGACCCGCTGGTCAAGAAGGCCGTGACGCTCTACGGGTGCTACTCGCACACCTGGAGCACCTGGGAGAACGTGCTGCGCCTGTTCAGCCAGGGCAAGTTCCGTCCGGAGCTGATCCTGGGCGGGGTCTACGCCATCGAGCAGTGGGAGGCGGCGTTCTCCGCGATGCAGCGGGGAGACAACGTCAAGTCCGCGCTGCGGATGCCCTTCGGGTTCGAGGACAGTGGGCCTCTGGGCGGCGAATCCCACAGCGGCGGGTCTCTGGACGGCGGGTCTCTGGACCGGGGATCCCTCAGCGACGAATCCCTGAGCGGTGGATCCCCGGGCAGCGTGTCCCGGATCGGTGGATCCCGGACCGGTGGGTTCCAGACCGGCGAAACGACGAACTGAAAGGTCAACGGCGTGTCCCCCTCACCCATCCGTCTGGGGATCCTCGGGCTCGGTGCGGTCGCCCAGGCGGTCCACCTGCCGCTTCTGGCGAAGCGGCCGGAGCTGTACACCGTCGCCGGCATCTGTGACCTCTCCCCCGAGGTCACCGACGCCATGGGCCGGCGGTACGGCATCCCCAGAGCCCGGCGGTTCTCCCACCTCGACGACCTGCTCGACGCGGGCGGTCTCGACGCCGTGATGATCCTCTCCCGGGGATCGCACACCTCGGCGGTCCGCGCCGTCTTCGCCCGGCGGCTGCCGGTGTTCTGTGAGAAGCCGCTCGCCTACACCACGGCCGAGGTGGACGACCTGATCGCCGCCGAACCCGACCTCGGGCACCCGGCGATCCTGCTCGGCTACATGAAGCAGTACGACCCCGCGGTCATCGAGGCGGCGAGCCTGCTGGAGGACGTCGACGACATCCGCAGCATCGAGGCGAGCGTGCTGCATCCCACCGGGGCCTCCCAGCTGGCCTTCACCCGGCTGGTCGGGCCGACCGCGCCGCCACCGCCGCACGTACAGGCCGAGGCCGACGCCGAGGACCTCGCGCTGTGGCGTACCGCGGTGGGCGACGCCGACGAGGCGCTGTGGCGCACCTACCGCGGCGCGCTGGTCAGCAGCCTCGCGCACGACCTGTCGATCATGAGGAGCTTCGGCTCGCCGCCCGCCACCGTGGACTTCGCCGACATCTGGCGGCAGAGTTCCCGGTACGCCCGGCGGGACGTGGGGCGCGACAGGAAGTCCTTCGGCGAGCATCCCCCGTCGATCTCCGCCACGGGCACCCTCGCCGGTGGCGGCCGGTTCGGCCTCTCCTGGCACTACCTGCCCGACTTCCCGGCCTACCGGGAGACGGTACGGGTGGTGCACGGCCGGGGCACGGTGGAACTGACCTTCCCCTCCCCGTACCTCCTGCACGCGCCGACGGAACTGGTCGTCACCTCCCTCGACGGCGACGCGGAGCGCAGGGTGCTGCGCCGCAGCGTGACCGAGGCGTTCGAGACCCAGCTGGAGGCGTTCCACGCGATGGTCCGCGAGGGGATCGAGCCCCGGTCGGGGCTGGACGCCGGGAGGGCCGACATCCTCGACTGCCAGCGGATCGTGGCGAGCTTCGCCGCCAGGACCGGCACCCCGGTGGGCGGCGAGGTGGGCCGGCTCGTCGGCGGGCGGGCGGACGTGCCGATCCCATGACACCGGTAGGAACGGCCTCCAAGGCACCTGTATGGAGAAAGCACTCGGAAGGGCCGATTCGATGACATCCGGAAGCGCCGATCCGGCGACCCCCGCACTGATCCGTACCGCGATCGTCGGATACGGCCTGGCGGGCAGCGTCTTCCACGCGCCGCTGATCAGCGCCGACCCCGCGTACGCTCTGCGCGGCATCGTCACCGGTGATCGGGAGAGGGCGCGGGCCGCGACCGAACGCTACCCCGGTGTCCGTATTCTCCCCAGCGTCGAGCACCTGTTCGCGGCGGGCGAGTACGACCTCGTGGTGATCGCCTCGCCGACCCCGAGCCACGTGGAACTCGCGGAGCGGACGTTGGAGCTGGGCCTGGCGACCGTGGTCGACAAGCCGCTCGCCGTCAGGTCCGTCGACGCGGAGCGGCTCATCGCGCTCGCGGACAGCAGGGGGGCGCCCCTGACCGTGTTCCAGAACCGGCGGTGGGACGGCGACTTCCTGACCGTCCGGCGGCTCGTCGAGGAGGGCGCGCTCGGAGAGGTACGGCGCTTCGAGTCCCGGTTCGAATGGCTCAACCCCCGGCCCCGGCCGGCCTGGAAGAGCGGTACCACCGGCCGCGACGGCGGCGGCATCGCCTACGACCTGGGCTCCCACCTCATCGACCAGGCCGTGCGGCTGTTCGGGCCGGTCGAGGAGGTGTACGGCGAGCTGGACCGTCGCGGGGCGAACGCCGTCAACGACGACGACAGCTTCATCGCCCTCACCCACACCTCGGGCGTCCGGTCACACCTGGGGATGAGCAGCCTGGTCGCGCGGCGTGGATTCCGCTTCCGGGTGCTCGGCTCGGCGTCCGCGTACACCAAGTGGGGCCTGGACCCGCAGGAGTCGCAGCTCGCGGCCGGGATGTCCCCCCTGGACGAGGGCTTCGGCGTGGAGCGGGCCGAGTCCTACGGGCGGCTCGGGCGCGACGAGGACGACAGGCCGGTACCGACCGAACGCGGCGGCTATCGGCGGTTCTACGCGATGCTGGCCGAGGCGCTGGCCGGTCGGGGGCCTCTCCCGGTGGACCCCGGGGACGCGCTCACGGCGATCCGCATCATCGAGACACTTCAGGCCCAGCAGGGCTGATCCGGCGCGGAGCTCCAGTACAAGCGGAGCTCCAGTACAAGCGGAGCTCCAGTACAAGCGGAGCTCCAGTACAAGCGGAGCTCCAGTACAAGCGGAGCTCCAGTACAAGCGGAGCTCCAGTACAAGCGGAGCTCCAGTACAAGCGGAGCTCCAGTACAAGCGGAGCTCCAGTACAAGCGGAGCTCCAGTACAAGCGGAGCTTCAGCGCAAGCGGAGCTTCAGCGCAAGCGGAGCTTCAGCACAAAAGGACGGCGAACACGGACGGCGCCCGCACCTGGCGGGCGCCGTCCGTGTTGTTTCGCGGTGTTCTACGGCCTTTCCGAGAGCCCGTGTGTCGAGGTCCTGAACGCCGTGACGCCGCGCAGGGGGTTCTTTCAGAGGGTCCGGGCGTAGGGATCCCAGTCCTCGGTGACCGGTTTCGTGGCCGGGGCCGAACTCCGCACGGGCACGACCTCCCCGCGCTCGATCGACTCCGAGACCGCGGCCATCGTGTCCAGCACGTGGTAGGCCAGCTGCCCGGAGGCCCGGTGCGGCACCCCGGCCCGTACGGCGCGGGCGATGTCCAGTGTGCCGAGGCCACGGCCTCCCACCGGGCCCACGGCCGGCACGGTCGTCCAGTCGTCGTCACCGGCGCGCCGGATGCGGAGGTCCCCGTCGAAGTGGTTCGGGTCCGGGACGGACAGCGTCGCCTCGGAACCCACGATCTCCACGTGACCCACGCGGCGATGCGGGGAGTCCCAGCTCAGCACGGTCGTCGCGGCCTGCCCGGCCTCGAACTCGGCGATGACGCCGACGTGCGTCGGGACCTGCACGGTGATCTCCTGCCCGGCCTTGGGACCGACGCGCAGGACGCGTGTGGGCCGCGCGACACGTCCGGTCGCCACCACCGAGCGGAACGAGCCGAAGAACTGGGCCAGCGCGGTCAGGTAGTACGGTCCCATGTCCCACAGCGGACCCGCGCCGCGAGAGAGCAGCACCTCCAGGTTGCGGTGGTCGTCCACCGGCCCTGGCACCTCGAACAGGGTGAGCCCGGTGAGCGGCACGCCGATGTCACCCCGCTCGATCATCCGCCTCGCCGTCTGCAGGCCGGCACCGAGGAAGGTGTCGGGCGCCCCGCCGATACGGAGACCCGCGCCCTCCGCCTTCTCCAGCAGCCGCAGGCCGGTGGCACGATCCAGGGTGAACGGCTTCTCGGTCCACACGTGCTTACCCGCGCCGAGCGCCGCCATGGACACCTCGGCGTGCGCGGCCGGGATCGTCAGGTTGACGATGATCTCCACATCGGGATGCTCCAGCGCCTGTTCCGGGGTGCCCGACTCCGGCACCCCGTACGCCGCTGCCTGTTCGGCGGCCCGGTCCGGATAGAGGTCCGTGACGATGCGGACGTCCAGGTCCGGGAAGCGGGTGAGGTTCTCCAGGTACTGCTCGCTGATCTTCCCGGCGCCGACGACGCCGACCCCCATCGGGCCGGAACCGCTCACGCCGCTCACCCCTCGACCTTCGGGTTCAGGTAGGCGAAGCTCGCGGCGATCGCCTCGAAGACGTCCCCGGTGTAGTCGTCGAACTCGACCGCCCCGGCCTCCAGGTGCGGCACCGCGTCGAGGATCTCGGGCCAGGGCAGCTTGCCCTGACCGGCCGGCAACTGCTGGGCGTTCTCCCGGTTGACGGGACCGTCCTTCAGGTGCAGGAAGCGCACGCGGTCGCTCACGCGGCCCAGCAGGCCCAGCACGTCCTCGCCTCCCACCGCGACCCAGTAGGCGTCGACCTCCAGCACCACTTCCGGCCGGAGCCGGTCGGCCAGGGTCTCCAGCGCGGTGCGGCCGGCGAACCGTCGCTCAAGCTCCCACCAGTGGTTGTGGTATCCGACCCGCAGGCCGTAGTCCGCGGCCTTCACCGCCGCGGCGTTCAAATGGTCGGCGATGCGGGTGACATCGTCGTCGCTGGTCCAGAACTCCTCCGGGATGAACGTGTCCACCACCGTGTTCGCGCCCAGCCTGTTCGCCGCCGTGAACACCGCCTCCAGATCGACGTCGATCAGCGACGAGGTCATCGTGGGGGAGACAAAGCCGTTGGCGGTGACCGCGTCGAGGAACTCCGGACCGCGGGAGTACAGCTTGTACGAGGACTCGATCTGCCGGTAGCCGATCGCGGCGACCCTGGCGAGCGTGCCCGGCAGGTCCTCGTCGATGGCATGCCGGACGCTGTAGAGCTGGAGGGACAGCGATCGGAGAGGCACGGTGAACCCTTCGCCGGTTGAGGCGCGCCGTCCACCCGTCATGCTCGATACCGATCATCGGGGGACCACACGCGCCATATCTGTTACTAAAGTAACGAATATATGTGAACTACACATCATGTCAAGAGTGTTACGCGCGCATTCCGGACGTCTCCCGAACAGTTCGCCGCAGGGTGCTCCGGCACGTCACCCGGAACTGGGAACCCGGAACCGGGAACCGGCCCGGCGGTCCGCGTCAGCCGGGATCCACGTCCGTGACGGTTGCGTCCGTGTCGATCGCGTTCGTGTCGGTCGCGTTCGTGTCGGAGGCGGGGAGTGCGGGGAGTGAGGCGAGGAAGGCCGTGACCGCGGGGCGGTGGTCGGTGGAGCGCCAGGCGATGGCCAGTTCCGCGGGCGGCAGGCCGGTGACGGGGCGGCAGACGACACCCGGGCGGGAGTAGAGGGCCGCGTTGCCCTCGGCGAGCAGCACCACGCCGAGCCCGCTCGTGACCGCCTCCAGGACCTCGTCGGCGGACGCGGCCTCGGCGCCCACGACGGCCCCGTCGCGGACGTCCAGGCCCAGCCAGAAGTCGCGCAGCGGACCGGACGCGGCGGGCAGCGAGATGAACGGCTCGTCGCGCAGGTCGTCGATGTCGATCTCGGCCCGGCCGGCCAGGGGATGGCCTTCCGGCAGGGCGGCGAACCTGCGCTCCCTGACGAGGACGCGGACCGCGAGCCCCTCGGGCGTGGGCAGCCAGACGAAGGCGACATCGGAGCTGCCGTCGGCCAGGCCACCGCTCGGATCGTCCCAGCTGACCAGGCGCAGGGAGACCGTCCAGCCGGGCATCCTCTCGCGGAAGCGGCGCAGCGTCTCGCGCTGCAGGTTCCTGCCCACGGACGTCTGCATGCCGATCACCAGGGTGCCCGACGGCGCCGCCTGGCGGGCCGCGTCGAGTCCCGTACCCCAGAGTTGCAGCATCTCCCTCGCCGTCGGCAGCAGCGCGGAGCCCTGCGGGGTGAGCCTTGCACCGCCCGGCGTCCGCTCGAACAGCGGGAAACCGAGCTGCCGCTCCAGGACGCGGATCTGTTTGGACAGCGCGGGCTGGGAGACGAACAGCCGCTCGGCCGCCCGGGTGAAATGAAGCTCCTCGGCCACGGCGACGAAGTACCGGAGATCACGCAGATGGACGTCCACAACCACTGGTTATAACGCGGCGCCCGCCGGGGTGGGCGGGCGGCGCCGGCCGGATTCGCGGGAGCGGGGAACCTCGGGCCCGGCGCCATAGCCGATCGTTATGACGGGAGGT
This region of Streptosporangium sp. NBC_01495 genomic DNA includes:
- a CDS encoding sugar phosphate isomerase/epimerase family protein; protein product: MPLRSLSLQLYSVRHAIDEDLPGTLARVAAIGYRQIESSYKLYSRGPEFLDAVTANGFVSPTMTSSLIDVDLEAVFTAANRLGANTVVDTFIPEEFWTSDDDVTRIADHLNAAAVKAADYGLRVGYHNHWWELERRFAGRTALETLADRLRPEVVLEVDAYWVAVGGEDVLGLLGRVSDRVRFLHLKDGPVNRENAQQLPAGQGKLPWPEILDAVPHLEAGAVEFDDYTGDVFEAIAASFAYLNPKVEG
- a CDS encoding Gfo/Idh/MocA family protein gives rise to the protein MSGVSGSGPMGVGVVGAGKISEQYLENLTRFPDLDVRIVTDLYPDRAAEQAAAYGVPESGTPEQALEHPDVEIIVNLTIPAAHAEVSMAALGAGKHVWTEKPFTLDRATGLRLLEKAEGAGLRIGGAPDTFLGAGLQTARRMIERGDIGVPLTGLTLFEVPGPVDDHRNLEVLLSRGAGPLWDMGPYYLTALAQFFGSFRSVVATGRVARPTRVLRVGPKAGQEITVQVPTHVGVIAEFEAGQAATTVLSWDSPHRRVGHVEIVGSEATLSVPDPNHFDGDLRIRRAGDDDWTTVPAVGPVGGRGLGTLDIARAVRAGVPHRASGQLAYHVLDTMAAVSESIERGEVVPVRSSAPATKPVTEDWDPYARTL
- a CDS encoding LysR family transcriptional regulator, whose product is MDVHLRDLRYFVAVAEELHFTRAAERLFVSQPALSKQIRVLERQLGFPLFERTPGGARLTPQGSALLPTAREMLQLWGTGLDAARQAAPSGTLVIGMQTSVGRNLQRETLRRFRERMPGWTVSLRLVSWDDPSGGLADGSSDVAFVWLPTPEGLAVRVLVRERRFAALPEGHPLAGRAEIDIDDLRDEPFISLPAASGPLRDFWLGLDVRDGAVVGAEAASADEVLEAVTSGLGVVLLAEGNAALYSRPGVVCRPVTGLPPAELAIAWRSTDHRPAVTAFLASLPALPASDTNATDTNAIDTDATVTDVDPG